The Streptomyces sp. A2-16 sequence GGCTCCAGTCCGATCAAGGTCACCTGAGCGCCTCGGGCGATGGCCAGGCGGGCCACCTTCTCGCCGATGCCGCGCGCCGCTCCGGTGACAACCAGCTTTCTGCCCAGCAAGTCACGTTTCATGGCCGCAACATAACTTCGTTATTTATTGAGCGCAAGATGTCGCGCGGATGAACTGTCGCCGCTCCACCTGCTGGGTCTCACGACTGGACGAACCTATGCTGACGGTCATGAGGCGGACATCCTTTGCGCACTGGCCCTGTTCGATCGCGCGCACCATGGACCTGCTCGGGGACTGGTGGACGCCGTTGGTGCTGCGTGAGGCGTTCTACGGGATCCGGCGGTTCGACGCGTTCCAGGTGTCACTGGGGATCGCGCGCAACACCTTGACGGACCGGTTGCGCCGGCTGGTGGACGAGGGGCTGCTGGAGAGACGGCCGTACCAGACGGATCCGGTTCGGTACGACTACGTGCTCACGGAGAAGGGGCGCGACTTCTACGGTGTGCTGCTGGTGATGAGCCGGTGGGGGGACCGCTGGCTGTCCGGTGAAGAGGGCCCGCCGGTGGTCATGCGTCACGAGGTCTGCGGACAGGAAGCCCATGCCGAGGTGGTGTGTTCTTCCTGCGGCGAGCAGATGACCGCGGAGAACACCAGTCCTCGGATGGGCCCCGGCTACCCGCCGCATCTGGCCGAACGGCCGGATGTGCGGGAGCGTTTCGCCGGTTGACCCCGCGGCTCTGCCGGGGCTGTGCTTTCCCTTGACAGGTGAGTCTATCTACGCAACTTTACTGGTCACGTCTGGTCATGGGAGTTCTCGGATCGGCATGGAGGCTGCAGGAACATGGAGTGGACAGGCGCGCGCTATGCGGACAAGCCGACGGTGGAGGTCCGCACCTGGATCGCTGCTCCGCCCGAACAGGTGTGGACGCTCGTGTCCGACATCGAGTTGATGCCGCGTATGAGCTCCGAGCTGCAGTCCGTCGAATGGCTGGACGGCAGGACCACCCCTGCTCTGGGAGCCCGGTTCATCGGCCGGAGCAAGCACAAGGCACTGGGGGAGTGGGCCACCACCTCCCACATCGTCGAGTGCGAGCCGCCGAGGGTGCTTGCCTGGGCCGTCGAGAACCGTCAGAACCCGACGGCGATCTGGCGGTTCACGTTGGAGCCGCAGGGCGGTGGCACTCTGCTGAGCGAATGGATGCAGATGGGACCGGCCCGTTCGGGCCTCTCCTTCGCCATCGATCGCATGCCGGAGAAGGAGCAGAAGATCGTCTTCGTGCGCATGCGGGAGTTCGAGGCCAACATGACCATCACCCTCGAAGAGATCAAGAAGCTGGCCGAGAGGGCCCGGCCCGCGGGCGAGGCGAGGCTCTGATGCGCACCTCCACCACGATCGAGGCTTCCGGGGGCGACTGGCGGGAGATCGTCGCCTATGTCACCGAGGCGGAGAAGCTCGGTCTAGACATCTGCTGGGTGGCGGAGGCGTGGGGCTCCGAGGCCCCCTCGCCGCTGGGCTACCTCGCGGCGAAGACCGAGCGCATGCTCCTCGGATCCGGAATCATCCAACTCGGCACCCGCACGCCGATGGCCATCGCCCGCGCCGCGATCACACTGTCGCAGATCTCCCAGGGGCGCTTCCTTCTCGGCCTTGGCCCCTCCGGGCCGCAGGTGATCGAGGGGCTGCACGGCGTACCCTTCGCCCGGCCGTTGGTGCGGATGCGGGAGACCGTCGAGATCGTGCGGGAGGCCGCCGCGGGCGGCAAAGTCTCCTACTCAGGACAGGAGTTCCGGATTCCGCTGCCGGGTGGGGAGGCGAAGCCCATGCGTCTGTCGATGCGTGCCGAGCATGACATTCCGGTCTACCTCGCCACCCTCTCGCCGAAGATGCTGCACCTGACCGGTGAGATCGCCGACGGGTGGCTGGGCACCAGTTTCGTGCCCGAGGGCGCCAAGGAGGCGTACTTCGACCACCTGGACCAGGGCCTGGCCGCCGCCGGTCGCGCCCGTGCCGACCTCGACGTCTGCCAGGGCGCCGAGGTCGCCTTCGCGGACGACGAGGAGGCGCTGAGCGCGATGGTGGCCGGACGCAAGAAGGAACTGGCCTTCAGCCTCGGCGGCATGGGTTCCGCGACCACGAACTTCTACAACAACGCCTACAGTCGCCAGGGTTGGGCCGAGGTGGCCGCCGAAGTCCGGACACGTTGGCAGGCCGGGGACCGGGACGGCGCGGCCGGCTTGGTCACCGACGACATGGTCCTGGCGACCACTCTGATCGGAACCGAGGCCATGGTGCGTCGGCGGCTGCGTGTGTGGCGCGACGCCGGTGTGGACACCGTACGTTTCTATCCGGCCGGAGAGACCCTCGATGCTCGGCTCACCACTCTCGGCCGGGCCATCGACCTGGTCCGTGACATCGAGGACGCGGCGGCACGGTAGTGGCACGGCGGGGTGCGGTCGAGGAGTGCTTTGCAGGCGTTGGCCGCCGTCAACCGTGCGCGCCGACGCCGTCCGCCGCCAGGCCCGACATCAGCAGAGTGATCGTGTGGAACGTCCTGGCCAGGGCGTTCTCCCGGTCCGCCGCGGCGGCGATGATCCGGTTGCCCTCGCACAGGACGGCCAACAGCAGCTGGGCGACGGTGGCGACCGGAACATCCGGTTTCACGTCACCGCGTTCGGCCAGGACGGTCAAGATCCGTTCGATCGGCGGCTGGGCCACCGTGTCGTTGATGTGCCGGTACTGCTCCACCAGCACCGAGGGCGCCTGGGCCATCAGCTCTCGATGCAGGGGATCGTCGATGGTCCGCCGCAAGAAGGCGTGCGTGAGGTCCGACACGGCCGTCGAGGGGGGCTCGCCCGGCGTCGCCCGGATCGCCTCGGACGCCGCGTCGGCGAGCGCTCCGACCCGCTGGAGCAGCCCCGTGCACAGCTCGGCGAGCATCGCCTTCTTGTCCGGGAAGTGGTCTTAGAAGGCGCCCTTGCGGTTTGGCTCTCCACCATCGTAAATGGGCTGCATCCCCACCCAGGTCCTGCAGGCGGACAAGGTCCTCCAATCGATCGGCTTCGCCCCGAACATGACCGGGTACGGCCTGGAGAACACCGGCGTCAAGGTTACGGAGCGCGGTGCCATCGATGTGGACGAGCGCTGCCGTACGTCCGTTCCGCACATTTACGCCATCGGTGACGTCACCGCGAAGCTCATGCTCGCGCACGCCGCTGAGGCGATGGGAGTGGTCGCTGCTGAGACGCCCTCTCGCGCGGAGACCATGGAACTGGACTACGTCATGATCCCGCGCACCATCTTCTGCCAGGCGCAGATCGCCAGCTTCGGCTACACCGAGGAACAGGCGAGGGAGCAGGGTTTCGACGTCCAGGTGGCGCAGTTCCCGTTCACCGCGATCGCCAGGGCTCATGGCCTGGGTGATGCGACCGGCTTCGTGAAGCTCATCAGTGACGCCAAGTACGGCGAGTTCATAGGCGCTCACCTCTTCGGCCCGGACGTCACCGAGCTGCTCCCCGAACTGACGCTGGCCCAGCAGTGGGACCTCACCGTCCATGAGGTCGCCCGCAACGTCCACGCCCACCCCACCCTCGGCGAGGCGGTCGAGGAAGCCGTCCACGGTCTCGCGGGTCACATGATCAACATGCAGCAGGGTGCTGCCCCCTCGAAACGAACAGGTCGATGCCGGCGAGCGCGTTGTCATACACGTTGCGGTGGCGCAGCTCCGCGCCCTTGTAGCGGCCGGTTGGCGCCGGACGTTCAGGGGGCCACCGCTGTGTCGTCTACGTCGCGTTCGACCGTCCGGAACGTCACGGGCTGCTCGGCTACGACCGAGGTGTTGGACTCCGGCGTCTCGTCCCCGGACCATGGCGCGCCGCCGCTCTCGACCAGGAAGAACTCGGTGCAACCCGTGCTCTCCCGACATCCCTCCCGGGCGGTCTTCCCGATCGGCAGCTGCGGGGTGGCCTTGAAGGCGAAGTACGCCCTTCGCGTCGGATTCGGTGAGGTGGTAGTCGACCTCGCGGTCCTTCGACAGCACGTTCAGCGGCACGACCGCTGCGCTGCCCCTGAGGATGCCGAAGCAGATGCTGGAGAATCGGGGCAGGACAGCGCGACCTTGTCCCCGGGCTGGACCCCGCGCGAGACGAGCAGGTTCGCCACCGGGCTGGCCGCGGCGTCGAGGGCCTCGTACGTGATGGGGTCGTCGCCGAAGACGATCGCGGTGCGTTCCGGGTAGCTGGACGCGGAATCCGTCAGCAGTCGTGACGCGTTGCGGCTCAAGCTGTGCATCGTCGTTCTTCGGAGTTTTCGGGCGGGTGGTCAGGGTCCAGTGGTGGAGGTCTGGACGAAGGCCGGAGGCGGCACGAAGCCGTCCACTTCCCGGCCCAGCAGGGCGGCGAACTCGATGGTGGTGAGATCGCCCCCGCTCGGGCCCATGGCCTGCAGACCGATGGGCAGTCCGCTCCTGCCTCGGCGCACCGGGATGGTCGTCGCCGGCCCCCCGGAGACGTTGGCGACGGCGCTCCACTTGACCTGGTCCCAGTAAGGGCGTCGCACACCTTCGACTTCGAATGGCCGCCCGAACCAGTCGATCAGCTTGTTGTGGTGGGCGGGGGCGGCCGTCGGGGTGACCGGCATGAGCACGATGTCGAAGTCCTGGAAGAACTCGAACCATCGCTGCCGGATCTCATTGCGCACCATGTGGGCCTGCAGCCAGTGATAGTGCGACTGGAAGGTTCCGAGCAGGGCGGGACCGGCGTCACCCCGCGGGTGCTGGACGAACCGGGCCAGCACCGCGGCGCTGGAGGCAGCAGCTAGGCCGGTGCGGTCGCCCGCGCCGAAGAGCAGGGGCTGGAAGGCCTTCCCGTGATTCGTCGCGAGGTCGACAGGGAGGCCGACGGGCTGGACCGTGATCTTCGCGCCGGCCGCCCGCAGCACAGTGACTGCGTCGTCCACGGCTGCCGCGACGTCGCTGTCGACCGGACACGCGGGATCCTCAGCCCAGACAGCGACCCGGAAGTCGGCGAGCTTGGTCGCGCGGGGCGGTGCGAGTGTGTAGCTGAAACCGCCGTCGTAGTCGGCGGGCCCGACCGTTGCCCGCAGGATCGGTATGAGGTCACGGGCGTCGCGGACCTGCGCGCCGCCGCAGCCCATGTCGGCCTCGGTCCATCGTCCCGGGCCCGGGCCATAGGGCACATGCCCGATGAGGGGTATCGACCGCCAGGTCGACTTGTGCCCGTAGAGCCCGTTGAAGTGGGACGGGATCCTGGTCGATCCGCCGATTTCCGAGCCGAAGTCGAACGCCGTGAGGCCCGCGGCGGTGGCGACGGCACCGCCCCCGGCGGATCCGCCCGAGGTGCGGCTCGTGTCCCACGGGTTCGATGAAGGGCCGAACACCGGGTTGTCGGCTTGGACATCCTGGTTGCCCGGAGGCATGTTGCTCTTCCCCATGATCACGGCACCGGCCGAACGCAGCCGCTTGACCGCCTCGGCGTCCTGGTCGGGCACGTAGTCCTTGAGGTCCGTTCGCCCGCAGGCGGTGCGCATCCCGGCCGTCTCGAAGCTGTCCTTGACCGTGATCGGCACACCGTGCAGAGGGCCGAGCTCCCGCCCGGCCGCCCGCGCGGCGTCCGCTTCACCGGCCTCGCGAAGGGCCCGCTCGGGGTCGAGGGTCACCACCGCGTTCAACGCGGTGTTATGAGTGGCGATCCGCTCAAGATGGAGCTCGACGAGTTCCCGGCTCGAGATCTCACCCGCGGCCAGCGCGCGTGACTGCTCCACCGCGGGCTGGAAGGGGATGTCACTCACGGCATGCCTCATCTCTGACTCTGACGTGCCATCAACTGTGAGTCATAACATTACGTTCGACAGACCATAGGCTCGGAACGATGTGCAAGGCAATGGCCCTGCGGAGTGAACGGAGAATCCTGTGACGTCAGAGAGGAGCCACGCACGCAGGCGGCGCGGTACGGCACTCTGCTGCCCGGCTGCCCGGCTGCTCGGGACTCGAAGATCTCGTTCGCGGCTATCTGTCGCCCGAGCACCGGGACCAGGGCGGCGTCGGATGTCCCTCCGCCGCCCTGCCCGACTATTTCGGCCGCTGCGAAGACTTGGGTCACTGCAACTGTCCCGCGCCGCCTTCGACTCGAAGCTCGAGAACGCCCTCGCGTTCATCTGGTGAGCAGT is a genomic window containing:
- a CDS encoding helix-turn-helix domain-containing protein; its protein translation is MLTVMRRTSFAHWPCSIARTMDLLGDWWTPLVLREAFYGIRRFDAFQVSLGIARNTLTDRLRRLVDEGLLERRPYQTDPVRYDYVLTEKGRDFYGVLLVMSRWGDRWLSGEEGPPVVMRHEVCGQEAHAEVVCSSCGEQMTAENTSPRMGPGYPPHLAERPDVRERFAG
- a CDS encoding LLM class flavin-dependent oxidoreductase: MRTSTTIEASGGDWREIVAYVTEAEKLGLDICWVAEAWGSEAPSPLGYLAAKTERMLLGSGIIQLGTRTPMAIARAAITLSQISQGRFLLGLGPSGPQVIEGLHGVPFARPLVRMRETVEIVREAAAGGKVSYSGQEFRIPLPGGEAKPMRLSMRAEHDIPVYLATLSPKMLHLTGEIADGWLGTSFVPEGAKEAYFDHLDQGLAAAGRARADLDVCQGAEVAFADDEEALSAMVAGRKKELAFSLGGMGSATTNFYNNAYSRQGWAEVAAEVRTRWQAGDRDGAAGLVTDDMVLATTLIGTEAMVRRRLRVWRDAGVDTVRFYPAGETLDARLTTLGRAIDLVRDIEDAAAR
- a CDS encoding amidase — protein: MSDIPFQPAVEQSRALAAGEISSRELVELHLERIATHNTALNAVVTLDPERALREAGEADAARAAGRELGPLHGVPITVKDSFETAGMRTACGRTDLKDYVPDQDAEAVKRLRSAGAVIMGKSNMPPGNQDVQADNPVFGPSSNPWDTSRTSGGSAGGGAVATAAGLTAFDFGSEIGGSTRIPSHFNGLYGHKSTWRSIPLIGHVPYGPGPGRWTEADMGCGGAQVRDARDLIPILRATVGPADYDGGFSYTLAPPRATKLADFRVAVWAEDPACPVDSDVAAAVDDAVTVLRAAGAKITVQPVGLPVDLATNHGKAFQPLLFGAGDRTGLAAASSAAVLARFVQHPRGDAGPALLGTFQSHYHWLQAHMVRNEIRQRWFEFFQDFDIVLMPVTPTAAPAHHNKLIDWFGRPFEVEGVRRPYWDQVKWSAVANVSGGPATTIPVRRGRSGLPIGLQAMGPSGGDLTTIEFAALLGREVDGFVPPPAFVQTSTTGP
- a CDS encoding SRPBCC family protein, with protein sequence MEWTGARYADKPTVEVRTWIAAPPEQVWTLVSDIELMPRMSSELQSVEWLDGRTTPALGARFIGRSKHKALGEWATTSHIVECEPPRVLAWAVENRQNPTAIWRFTLEPQGGGTLLSEWMQMGPARSGLSFAIDRMPEKEQKIVFVRMREFEANMTITLEEIKKLAERARPAGEARL